One genomic window of Pseudomonadota bacterium includes the following:
- a CDS encoding carbon starvation protein A — protein sequence MALRTLRLAAWGLVALIGAWAISVLAWSRGEPISAAHLVVAAVCTFSIAYRFYSRFIALRVLALDPGRATPALRLRDDRDFIPTNRWVVFGHHFAAIAGPGPLVGPILAAQFGYLPGALWILIGVVLGGAVQDFVVLVASLRRDGRSLARLARDFLGPWGAVAGTLGILLIIVILVAVLGLVVVNALAESAWGTFTVGATIPIALLMGVMMRGGQRRAVLLATIVGLLLLFAALWGGHLVAEHEAWGPALTLSRPQLAWLVMAYGLAASVLPVWLLLAPRDYLSTFVKLGTVVLLAVGILAVRPMLELPALTRFTAGDGPIFGGKVFPFCFITIACGAVSGFHALIASGTTPRLLASEPDARMVGYGSMLLEAFVAVMALIAAASLPPGQYFAINSARPLEWITAQGFPVTAAQMQALAQRVGEQSVIARTGGAPCLAVGMAEIFHRFLGGESLAALWYHFAIMFEALFILTTLDAGTRVGRYILQDALSRLTPRLAGSGWLANGITSALFVGAWGYFLYGGVIDPQGGIRALWPLFGIANQLLATTALVIVTTIWIRSGRARYVWITAIPLCFLLAVTLTAGLQKIFHPDPRIGFLAEAARPATSALGAFNARLDAAVAALFLVLVLTVVGSALRQWYGVARGRVALIADGAAAMGGGGASEGAVLGEVPSVNGRTRCC from the coding sequence ATGGCGCTGCGGACGCTGCGCCTCGCGGCCTGGGGCCTGGTGGCGCTGATCGGGGCCTGGGCCATCAGCGTGCTGGCCTGGTCGCGAGGCGAGCCGATCTCGGCGGCCCACCTCGTCGTCGCCGCGGTCTGCACCTTCAGCATCGCCTATCGCTTCTACTCACGCTTCATCGCGCTGCGGGTCCTGGCGCTCGATCCCGGCCGCGCGACGCCGGCCCTGCGCCTGCGCGACGACCGCGACTTCATCCCGACCAACCGCTGGGTCGTCTTCGGCCACCACTTCGCGGCGATCGCCGGCCCCGGGCCGCTGGTGGGCCCGATCCTGGCCGCGCAGTTCGGCTACCTGCCGGGCGCGCTTTGGATCCTGATCGGCGTCGTGCTCGGCGGCGCCGTGCAGGACTTCGTGGTGCTGGTGGCCAGCCTGCGCCGCGACGGCCGCTCGCTGGCGCGCCTGGCGCGCGACTTCCTCGGGCCCTGGGGCGCGGTCGCTGGCACGCTGGGGATCCTGTTGATTATCGTGATCCTCGTCGCGGTGCTCGGCCTCGTCGTGGTCAACGCGCTGGCCGAGAGCGCCTGGGGCACCTTCACCGTCGGCGCGACGATTCCGATCGCGCTGCTGATGGGCGTGATGATGCGCGGCGGTCAGCGGCGTGCGGTCTTGCTGGCGACGATCGTCGGGCTGCTGCTGCTGTTCGCGGCGCTATGGGGCGGTCATCTCGTCGCCGAGCACGAGGCCTGGGGGCCGGCGCTGACCCTCAGTCGCCCGCAGCTCGCCTGGCTGGTGATGGCCTACGGCCTCGCTGCCTCGGTTTTGCCCGTCTGGCTGCTGCTGGCGCCGCGGGACTACCTCTCGACCTTCGTCAAGCTCGGCACGGTCGTGCTGCTGGCGGTCGGGATCCTCGCGGTGCGGCCGATGCTCGAGCTTCCCGCGCTGACGCGCTTCACCGCCGGCGACGGTCCGATCTTCGGCGGCAAGGTCTTTCCCTTCTGCTTCATCACCATCGCCTGTGGCGCGGTCTCGGGCTTTCACGCGCTGATCGCCAGCGGGACGACGCCACGCCTGCTCGCCAGTGAGCCCGATGCCCGCATGGTCGGCTACGGCAGCATGCTGCTCGAGGCCTTCGTCGCCGTGATGGCGCTGATCGCCGCTGCCTCGCTGCCGCCCGGCCAGTACTTCGCGATCAATTCCGCGCGCCCGCTCGAGTGGATTACGGCGCAGGGCTTTCCCGTCACCGCCGCGCAGATGCAGGCGTTGGCCCAGCGGGTCGGCGAGCAGAGCGTGATCGCGCGCACCGGCGGGGCACCCTGCCTGGCGGTAGGGATGGCCGAGATCTTTCACCGCTTCCTCGGGGGCGAGTCCCTGGCCGCGCTCTGGTACCACTTCGCGATCATGTTCGAAGCGTTGTTCATCCTGACGACGCTCGATGCCGGGACGCGCGTCGGCCGCTACATCCTGCAAGACGCCCTCTCCCGTCTGACGCCGCGGCTGGCCGGCAGCGGCTGGCTGGCCAACGGGATCACCAGCGCGCTCTTCGTCGGTGCCTGGGGCTACTTCCTCTATGGTGGCGTCATCGATCCGCAGGGCGGCATCCGGGCGCTGTGGCCGCTCTTTGGCATCGCCAACCAGCTATTGGCGACGACCGCGCTGGTGATCGTCACGACGATCTGGATCCGCAGCGGTCGCGCGCGCTACGTCTGGATCACGGCGATCCCGCTCTGCTTCCTGCTCGCCGTGACCTTGACCGCCGGCCTGCAGAAGATCTTCCATCCCGATCCGCGCATCGGCTTTCTCGCCGAGGCCGCGCGGCCGGCGACGAGCGCGCTTGGCGCCTTCAACGCCCGGCTCGATGCGGCCGTCGCCGCGCTCTTTCTCGTGTTGGTGCTGACCGTGGTCGGGTCGGCGCTACGACAGTGGTACGGCGTCGCGCGCGGACGCGTGGCGCTGATCGCCGACGGGGCGGCGGCGATGGGCGGGGGCGGCGCGAGCGAGGGCGCGGTGCTCGGGGAGGTGCCCTCGGTCAACGGCCGCACGCGCTGCTGTTAG